Genomic segment of Myxococcus stipitatus:
GTGGTGGTCCTCGTTGATCTGCAGGCACGGCGCGGTGCCGCAGGAGGCCAGGCACTCGGTCTCGCGCAAGGTGAACTTCTCGTTGGCTTCACCCGCCTTGAGGCCGAGCTTCTCCTCGAGGTACGCGAGCATCTTCTCCGCGCCCCAGAGCGAGCAGGACAGGTTCGTGCAGACGTCCACGACGTACTTGCCCGGCTTCTTCAGGTGGTACATCACGTAGAAGCTCGCGACCTCGTAGGCGCGCTCCGGAGTGACCTCCAGATGCTTCGCGACCAGCCGGAGGCCTTCGGGCGGCAGCCAGCCCTTGATCTCCTGGAGCAGCCGCAGCGCCGGGAGCATGCCCGCGCTTTTGCGATCAGAGGGGTAGTGGGAGATGATCTCCGCGATACCCGCGTCGAACTTCTTCTGCTCTTCAGGAGTGAACAGGGGCTCCGCCATGGCGGGGGGCTACGTATTGCTCCAAAGGCCGCGTTGTCAACATAAACCCTCGACGCTACACTGGGCCGCCATCAGCAAATTGCCGAGCGATTTCAACCCCTTGTTATGACCCCGGGACCAGAGAACAAGCGTCAGCACCCCCGGGTCCCGGCCGTGCTGAAGGTGGAGTACGCGGACGGGCGCCAGGCGCGTGACGTCACGGAGAACCTGTCCCATACGGGACTCTTCGTCCAGACCGACCAGGTCTTCACCCTGGGGGACGAGGTGGGGCTCGCACTTTCTTTCCCGGGACTGTTGGATCCGGTAGAAGTCACCGGCATCGTGGCCTGGGTGAGGCCCGCGGGCTTCGATCAGCCCGGAGGTGTCGGCGTCCGCGTCGAGCGCGCGGAGGACAGGCGGAGACTGGGTGACATCTTGAGTGCGGCAGGACCCAACAGCCACGCGTCCCACGTCGAGCACGAGGGCTACCGTGTGCTCATCGTCGAGGACAACCCGCACATCATCGAGATGTACAGCTACGTCCTGAAGAAGCTGGCCTCGGGAGAGCTGCACGGGAAGGTCCCCCTGGAGGTCCACTTCGCGCCGGACGGCCACCACGCGCTCCTGATGCTGCGCGAGAGCCGCTTCAGCCTGGTGATGACGGACCTCTACATGCCGGTGATGGACGGCTTCGCCCTGGTGGAGCGCATCCGCGAGGAGGAGGCCCTGAGGGCCATCCCCGTCATCGCCATCTCCGCGGGTGGCAAGGAGGCGCAGGACCGCGCGCTGCAACTGGGCGTGGATATCTACCTGCGCAAGCCCGTGAAGTTCGTCGAGGTGCTGGAGACGGTGAAGCAGCTTCTTCGCATCAAGTGAAGACGCCCGGGTACCGGCAGTCCCACGTTGAGTGATGGCGGGCGGGCGTCGTAGAGTCGCCTACCCATGCCGAAGGCCGCCATCAACCGCGACGCCGTCAGTGGCGAGGCGCTGTTCATCCTCCGAAACCTGAGGGAGAACGGCCGACTTGGACGCTCGAACAAACTGGCCGATGTGAAGGCCTCGCTCGAACCGTCCGTCTCGCTCGAGTTCGACAACTACTTCTTCTTCCTGCGCAAGTTCCACTACATCGCCATGGACCGCGAGGCCCAGCTCAAGCTCACCGAGCAGGGCGAGCGCGTGGCGGGTGGGGAGCTTTCGGACCGCTTCTCCACGGAGGTGGGGGAGTTCTTCGCCGACCAGCTCGCCTCCGCCGAGGACGAGCCGCCCGTGGCGCAGGGGACCGAGGAGCCGATGGTCGTCCCGCCGCCTCCTCCGGAGCTGCTGCTGGATGAGACGGAGGTCGTTCCCACGGCGCAGACGCAGATTTCCCCGCCGCCCTCGCCGCCGCCCATGCCTCCCATGCGGGCCTCGCGCTCGGCCATGCCCGCGCTGGACCTGACGCCGCCGCCGAACACGTCCCAGGTGCCCGCACCGGCGCCGGCGCCCGCCGCCTCGCCCGTGGCGCTGGTCAGCCCCGTGGTTCCCGAGGGGCGCCGGGAGACGTCCATCGGCTTTGCTCCCACGGCGCCCGCGTCGCCGCAGCCCCTCGCCTCTCCTCCGCCGTCCGCGACTGCCTCCATGCCCCCTCCCGCCGCCACCGCCGCTCCCGTTGCCGCCGCGCCCGTCGCTCCGAAGGGCAATGAGCTGGACCTGCGCTACCAGAAGTTCGACCCCATCGGCACGGGCCCGCTGGGCACGGTGTTCAAGGGCCGCTTCACGGCGCTCGGCTTGGACATCTGCCTCAAGGAGCTGAAGGACATCTTCGGCTACTTCTCCTTCCTCCAGCGCGGCGAGGTGCTGAAGCGGCTGAAGAAGGAGCTGTGCGCGCAGGCCCAGGTGCGCCACCCCGGCATCGTCCAGGTGGTGGACCAGAACGTGGAGGCCGCGCGGCCGTACTTCGTGCTGGAGCTGATGAACGGCAGCCTGAAGGAGCGGCTGGAGGCCGGCGGTGGCAGCGGCGTGCCGGTGCCCTTCGCGCTGCGCACGTTCCTGCAGATGGCCTATGGCCTGCGCGCCGCGCACGCCGCGGGGCTGACGCACCACAACCTCAAGCCGGAGAACGTCCTCTTCGACGCGTACGGCAACGCCAAGCTGGCCGACTTCGGCCTGGGCCGGGTGGTGGAGGTCGACTCGACCAAGGGCATGCCCCAGGTCTTCGTGGGCACGGGCGGCATGGCCTACATGGCTCCCGAGCTCTTGAACCGGGGCGCCAAGGAGCCGGGCCCCTCCGCGGACATCTACGGCCTGGGCATCCTGCTCTACGAGATGCTCACCGGGCAGATTCCCGGACGCCGCTCGCCGCTGCCGTCGGAGGTCAACCCCGAGGCGCCCAGCGGGCTGGACCAGCTCTTCGACAAGGCCACGCAGGACAAGCGTGAGCAGCGCTACCCGGACGTGGATGCCATGCTCGAGGACTTCTACAAGGCGTTCCCGGAGAAGGAGTTCCTCACGCGCGGGGACCTCGTCCTCTCGTCGGACGCCCCGCAGCAACAGCAGCCGCAGTCGTGAGGTGAGCCCGGGCGCGGGCCGCCGAGGCCCGCCTCCGCTCGTGCGGAGGCTTTCGAGTCCCAGCACCTGCTCGCAAGCCCCGCTGCCTTCGTGACGAGGCCTGGGGCCGCGTGCCCGTGAAGCCCGCCCCGTTCGCTCGAGGGGCGTGGCATTGTCCGCGGGCCATGACCTCGACTTCTTCTGGTTGCCTGCTCGTCACCGTCACGGGCAAGGACCATCCCTCCATCACCTCCCGCTTCACCGGCTTGTTGGCCCAGGCGGGCGCCGAGCTGCTCGACGTGGAGCAGGTGGTGGTGCAGGGCCGCCTCACGCTGTGCCTGCTCGTCCGTCTGCCCGACACTCGCGGCGTCCCGAAGGAGCTGCTGTTCGCCGCTCGCGAGCTGGGCGTGGCGCTCGACTTCCAGGCGGTGGAGTCGCCGGACGCCGCGGCGAGTCCTGTGGCGGCGCGCTACGTCGTCACCGCCGTGGGCCGCGCGCTGGGCGCACGCGAGCTTCATTCGCTGACGTCGCACCTGTCCGAGCAGGGCGCGCTCGTGGAGCGCATCGTGCGGCTGACGCACACGCATCTGGGCTCGGTGGAGCTGCATGTCACGCTGCCTCCCGCGGTGGACCCGGAGGCGCTGAAGCGCTCGCTGCTCGCGCTGTCCATGCGCGACAACACCTTCGACGTGGCGCTGCAGCGCGAGAGCCTGTTCCGCCGCAGCAAGCGGATGGTGGTGATGGACATGGACTCCACGCTCATCCGCATCGAGGTCATCGACGAACTCGCGCGGGCGTATGGCGTGGGAGAGCAGGTGTCGCGCATCACCGAGCGCGCCATGCACGGTGAGATGGACTACGACGAGTCCCTGCGCCAGCGCGTGTCGCTGCTGGCGGGGCTGGATGTGTCCGTGCTGCGCGAGCTCGCGGCGAACCTGCCGCTGACGGAGGGCGCGGAGACGCTGGTGAAGGTGCTCAAGCGCCTGGGCTATCGCACCGCGGTCATCAGCGGCGGCTTCTCCGTGGCGGCCGAGGCGCTCAAGGCCCGGCTCGGCATCGACCACGCCTTCTCCAACGTGCTCGAGGAGGCGGATGGAAAGCTCACGGGCCGCACCGTGGGCCCCATCGTCAACGCACGCCGGAAGGCGGAGCTGCTGGAGCAGCTGGCGAAGCAGGAAGGCATCCTGCTGGAGCAGGTCATCGCGGTGGGCGATGGCGCCAATGACTTGCTGATGCTGGAGCGCGCGGGATTGGGAATCGCCTTCCGCGCCAAGCCCCGCCTCCGAGAAGCCGCTGATACATCGATTTCAGCCGGTGGCCTGGACACCATCCTCTACCTCCTGGGGCTCACCGGACGGGAGCTCCAGGAGGTGGGCTGAGCCGCGACTACAGCCGCATCCGCGCGGCCAGCTCGCGCTGCTGGAGCTGGTTCTTCTCCAGCAGCAGCTCCAGCAGGGCGCGCAGAATCTTGGAGCTCTTCTCCTGGTTCTGCTGGAGCGTCTGCAGCCGCTGCATATCTTCGTCGCTCCACTCAGAGGAGGTCGTGCCGCCGGTCAGGATTTCATCCAGGATGTCCGCCGCGCTCGAGCCCGCGGCCGCGGCCGGCGCGGGCTTCTCCGCGGGGCGGGGCGCGGGTGCGGTGGCGGGGGAGTCGGGCGGGACGATGTCGGCGATGCGCTTCACCACCGTCTTGCCGCTCATGTCGACGACCTTGAACTCATCCTCCGGCTCGTCGGCAGGTGCTTGTGTTTCAGCGGACGTGTTTCGCGACGGATTGAAGCGCGTGCTGATGACAGGCTCTTGATTGCGATAGTGGCGCAGAATCGCATGCTCGATTTCGCGCTCGCCCGCGACCATGGGCACCACCCGGGCGCGGCTGCGCGCCGCCACCTGGTCCAGGGTGGCCAGGTCCGTGGGGTCCGCCATGGCCAGCACCAGCGTCTTGCCGTTGTCCTTGAGCGACACCGGGAAGACGCCCTTCTGCTCCGCCAGGGTGATGTCCACGCGCGCCAGCGCGCCGGCGTCGCGCGTGATGTTGCCCAGCTGCACGCGCTGCATGCCCAGGCCCTGGCAGATGGCCTCGGTGACGGTGTCCTCGCTGGCCAGCCCCAGGTCCGCGACGATGCGCGACAGCCGCCCACCCCACTGGTCGAAAGTGGCCAGGGCGCTGCGCAGCTGGAGGTCGTCGATGACGCGGGCCTTGACGAGGATGTCGCCAATGCGATTGCGGGAAGGAGAAGCCATGGCTCGGGAGTCTACCGTCTGAACGCGCGGACGCTGAGTCCGCGACGCATTTGCCCGCTTCTTGGGCGAGGAGGCGCCACCATGCAACCCTTCGCGGAAGCCGCTGTCCTGCAGTGCCCCTATTGCGGCGAACAGGTGGAGGTCGACGTGGACCCCATCGGCGCCACCCACGAGCGCTACATCGAGGACTGTCCGGTGTGCTGCCGCCCCTGGACCGTCCACGTCGCCCGCGCCGAGGAGGCCGTCGGCGTCACCCTGGGCCGCGAGGACGACTGAACCCGGCCCAGGCCCACCCCAGGGCTCTTTCGGTGGCCTGGAGGGCAGGCAGGCGGCCCTGGAGCGAGGGCCGCGGACGGGGCGGGGGCGTTGCTTGACACGTCCCGGAGCATGGTTCTCTTGAGTCTTGTGAGGCGGCGCTGGAGCCCGATGGGGAGCCCGAGGCGACCGCGAACCAGGACAACGTCTGTGATTCACACGCCGTGCACCCGCGAAGGGTGTCACGAACAGGAGAAGACCATGCAAAGCCGCAACCCGTTCAACTCCGCCGTGGTGGTGAACCCCCTGATGCGCGACTTCGACGCGCTCTTCCGTGAGCTGGGCCAGCCCGGCTTCTTCCGTCAGGCCACGCGCGAGCGCACGCCGGCCGCCGACATCCTCGAGTCCGAGACGGGCATCACCCTGCACCTCGACATCCCGGGGGTGGACGCGAAGGACATCCAGGTGACGGTGGAGCGCGACGTGCTCACCGTGAAGGCGGAGCGCAAGGCGCAGCCCTTGGCCGAGGGCGTCAACGTGCGACGCCAGGAGCGAGCCCAGGGGGGATTCACGCGCTCGTTCTCCCTTCCGGAGACGGTGGACGCCACCAAGGTGGAGGCGCGCTACGAGCAAGGCGTGCTGACGCTGACACTGCCCCGGCGTGAGGAATCCAAGCCCCGCGTCATCGAGGTCAAGGTCCAGAGCTGAACCGCGCGCACACCCCTCCTGGGAGGCCGCTGTCCGCCGGTAACGGCGCGGCTTCCTCTCCCTTCACCCCTGTCGAGGGCTTCCGCGAGGGGGTGGCGGAAGCCCTCCGCGCATCAGCGCTTGGCGCTGAGCGAGATGGGCACGCGGAACAGCTCCAGCACCTGCTGCACGTCCAGCGGCTTCGCCAGGCACGCGAGCGCGCCGGCCTGCTTCGACTGCTCCACCACGTCGGCCGTGTGCACGGACGTCATGGTGATGAGGCGCACGCCCTCCATCTGCTTGCGCTGACGGATGCGGCGGCAGACCTCGAGGCCGTCGATGTCCGGCATGTTGAGGTCGATGATCATGCCGTGCGGCTTCTGCTCGGACACCAGCAGCAGGGCCTCCACGCCGCTCGTCGTCGTCTGCAGCTCCACCTGCGCGGCGAAGGGCTTGAACGCGCGCTTGATGGCGTCCAGCACCGCGCGCTCGTCGTCCACCACCAGCAGGCGCACCGTGCCGCTGCCCAGCTCCTCGGGAACCGGCATCTGGTGGGTGATGAGGAACGTGCGCAGGTCCGCGGACCGCACCCGGCGGTGGCCACCCGGCGTCCTGAAGGCCATCAGGATGCCCCGGTCAATCCACTTGCTCACCGTGGACGGATCCACCTGAAGCAAACGACTGATGTCGTGCGTCGTGTAGAGCTGGTCCGTCATCGCCGTACTCCCCTCTTGCTGCATCATTCCGCTGCCCATGGAATCAACCACCTACCTTGAATACGGGGTTTCCTTCAACCTCTCTGCGCACTGCGTCCATCAGTCCCCCTCATCAGACCCACGGCCCCGTCCCAGAGACCTCGGGACTTGAGGACCAGCTCGACGAGCTCCCGGGCGGCGCCTCGGCCGCCTGGGCTGTGGGTGACGAAGTGGACCCCCTGACGCACCTCGGGAACAGCATCCGCGGGACACGCGGACAAGCCCACCTTCGAGAGTGGGGCCAGGTCGTTGTGGTCATCCCCCATGTAGGCACACTCGCCCGGGGGGACATCCAACTGCCGGAGCAGCTCGTCCAGTGCGGCACCCTTGTCCTTGCGGCCTTGAAACACTGCCGCCAGGCCCAGCTCCCGCCCGCGTGCCTCCACGATGCCTGAGGTGCGGGCGGTGAGGATGGCGGCGGGCAGGCCCGACAGCCGGGCCATGACCAGGGCGTGGCCATCCTTCACATCGAAGCGCTTCATCAGCTCCCCGCCGTCGCCGTAATACAGGCCGCCGTCGGTGAGCACCCCGTCCACGTCAAAGACAAGCAGCCGCACGCGTGCCGCGCGGGACGTCAGCTCTTCCTTTCCCGGCTTGGAAAGTGCTTCCGTCGGCATGAGTCGCTTGGCTCCTTCTCCTGGCGTGTTCATCAGCTGGGCTCGTGTCCCAACACCCGGCGGATGTTCAGCACATTTCGTACCACGTCCTCGAACATCTGTGGATTGAGGGAGCACGGACCGTCACACAGGGCACGGTCAGGGTCCTCGTGCACTTCGGTGAACAAGGCGTCGATGCCGGCGGCCGCGGCGGAGCGCGCGAGCAGCGAGACGAACTTCCGCTCACCCGCCGTCTCTCCATTGCCCGCGCTGGGCAGCTGCACGGAGTGCGTGGCGTCAAAGCACACGGCCAGGCCCGCCTCGCGCATCTGCGCGAAGCCACGCATGTCGACAACCAGGTTGTTGTAGCCGAAGGACGAGCCCCGCTCCGTGACGAGCACGTTGGGGTTGCCCGCCTCGAACGCCTTGCGCGCCGAGTGGACGATGTCCTTGGGGGCCACGAATTGTCCCTTCTTCAAATTCACGCCCTTGCCCGTGCGAGCCACGGCCTCCACCAAGTCTGTCTGCCGGCACAGGAACGCCGGTATCTGGATGATATCCACAACTTCCGAGGCAGGACCTACGTGGCTGGTTTCATGGACGTCCGTGAGGACCGGGACGCCCACTTCATCCCTGATACGCGCTAGAATGCGCAGCCCTTCCCGGAGACCCGGGCCTCGGAAGGACTTCCCGCTCGTCCGGTTGGCCTTGTCATAGGAGCACTTGAAGGCGTAGGGCACGCCCAGTCGGCTGGTGATGCCCTTGAGCAAGTGAGCATGTTTCAGGGCCATCTCCTCGGACTCGATGCTGTCCGGGCCGGCAATGACAAAAAGCTTCTGTCCCGGGCCGACCTTGTGGCCACACAGGGTGATGGGAAGGCTGCTGCTGGCGCTCATGCGCGCACCTGGCCGGCCGTCGCGTCGCGCTGGTCCAGCGCGGCCTTGATGAAGCCGGAGAAGAGAGGGTGAGGGGCGAAGGGCTTGCTCTTGAACTCGGGGTGGAACTGGCACCCAACAAAGTACGGGTGGTCCGACAACTCAATCATCTCCACCAGGTTCAGCTCCGGATTGTGGCCGGAGATGACCAGCCCCGCCTCCTGCAGACGCCCGCGGTAGGCGTTGTTCACCTCGTAGCGGTGACGGTGGCGCTCCTGGATGAGGTCCTGGCCGTAGAGCTGGTGCGCGCGCGTGCCGGGCTTCAGCGCGCAGGCGTAGCTGCCCAGACGCATGGTGCCGCCCTTGTCCTGCACGGACACCTGGCTCTCCATCAGCGTCACGACGGGGTGCGGCGTGTGCTCGCTGAACTCCAGGCTGTTGGCCGTCGTCAGGCCCAGCACGCTCCGGCTGAACTCCACCACCGCCATCTGGAGGCCCAGGCAGATGCCGAAGAAGGGAATCTTCTTCTCACGCGCGTAGCGCACCGCCGCGATCTTCCCCTCGGTGCCCCGCACGCCGAACCCGCCGGGGACGAGGATGGCGTCCACGCCGGCGAGCAGCTTCTCCGGCCCTTGCGCCTCCACGTCCTGGCTGTCCACGAAGTGCAGGTTGACCTTCACGTCGTTGGCGATGCCACCGTGCAGCAGGGCCTCGTTGAGGCTCTTGTAGCTCTCCGTGAGGTTCACGTACTTGCCGACGATGGCCACCTGCACCTGGCCTCGCGCGGGCTCGTACACCTTGCGCAGGATGTTCTCCCAGCGCTCCAGGTGCGGCGCGCGGCTCCAGATGTTGAGCACCTCCGCCAGGCGAACATCCAGACCCTGGCGGTGCAGCTCCAGCGGCAGCTCGTAGATGCTGCGCACGTCCGGCGAGGTGAACACGTTGCCCGTGTCCACGTTGCAGAACATGGCGATCTTGTCCTTGAGCTCGCGCGACACCTCGCGGTCCGTGCGGCACACGAGGAAGTCGGGCTGGATGCCAATCTCGCGCAGCTTCATCACCGAGTGCTGCGTGGGCTTGGTCTTCACCTCGCCCGCGGCGCCGATGTACGGCAGGAGCGTCAGGTGCACGTAGACGGCATTCTGGCTGCCCACGTCGTAGCGCATCTGACGGATGGCCTCGAGGAACGGCAGCGACTCGATGTCGCCCACCGTGCCACCGACCTCCACAATCACCACGTCCGCGTCCTGGGCCGCCTGGCGGATGCTCGCCTTGATTTCGTCGGTGACGTGCGGAATCACCTGCACCGTCTTGCCCAGGTACTCGCCGCGACGCTCCTTCATGATGACGGCGTGGTAGATGCGGCCGGAGGTGAAGTTGTTGAGCCGGCTCATGCGAGCGTTCGTGAAGCGCTCGTAGTGGCCCAGGTCCATGTCCGTCTCGCCACCATCCTCGGTGACGAACACTTCGCCGTGCTGGAACGGGCTCATCGTGCCCGGATCCACGTTGATGTACGGGTCCAGCTTCAGCAGGGTGACGGCGAGGCCGCGATTCTCCAGCAGGGCGCCAATAGAGGCCGAGGCGAGGCCCTTGCCGAGGGAGCTGACCACTCCGCCCGTCACGAAAATGAACTTGGTTTTCTTGGAGCGCATATCCCGTTCTGCCAAGTAGGGCAGGGATGCGTCAATTATTCTGCGCCGGTCGAGGGGCCGCTCGGTGCTCCGGCTGACGCCGACTCAGTTTCCGTCCCAACCACCCGAGCGGGAGACCGCGAACTCGCGGACGTCCGGTTGTCCGACACGGAAGTCGCGCAAGTCACAGTTACGGCAGCTCCAGCCCTCCCAGCCCCGCTTGACGACCATGTGCAGGCAGGCGTCGTAGTTGGGGCAGTAGAGGTTGCGCTGAGCCTGGACGGCCTCCTCATCGCGCAACGCGGTGGGAAGTGGGCTGGGGCACGGGGTGATGGACACGGCAAATCTCCCGGATGGGTACAAAAAGGTCGGCCACTCCCCCCGGGCGGTTGGAACAGTCTCTCAGGGACTCCATTCCCGGGGGAAAGTAAAAGACCCGTTCCCGCATGATGCGGAAACGGGCCCTCGTTACCTCGGGCGTCTTCCACCGCCTTGGGGGCTGACTTCAGGCCGCCTTGGCGGAGGTGGACGCCTGATTCTTGCTGTCGATCAAGGCATCACCTCCTTTCTTGCGGCCGAAGAAGTAATCACCCACGCGATTGCGCGCCACTTTCAGGAAGCATTAGTGCGGGCCTGAGTGGCGGGCAGCCCTTCAGGCCGCGACGAACTGGCGCTCCACCAGCCTCCGGTACAGGCCTTCCTGGCCCATGAGGCTGGCGTGGGTGCCGCTCTGGACGATGCGGCCTCCCTCCAGCACGAGCACGCGGTCCACGTTGGCCACCGTGGACAAGCGGTGCGCGATGATGAGCGTGGTGCGACCTTTCATCAGCCGCTCCAGCGCGTCCTTCACCAGGTGCTCGCTCTCCGCGTCCAGGGCGCTGGTGGCCTCGTCGAGGATGAGCAGGCGAGGGTCCTTCAACACGGCGCGGGCAATGGCCACGCGCTGCTTCTGTCCGCCGGACAGCTGCACACCGCGCTCGCCGACGGGGGTGGCGTAGCCCTCCGGGAAGCGCTGGATGAAGTCGTGGGCGTTGGCGGCGCGCGCGGCCTCCTCCACTTCCTCCTGCGTGGCGTCCGGCCGGGCATAGCGGATGTTGTCCGCGATGGAGCAGGAGAAGAGCTGGGGCTCCTGCGCGACCATGCCGATGTTGCGCCGCAGCCACTCGGGCTCGAGCGAGGTGAGCGGCTGTCCATCCAGGAGCACCGCGCCGCCTTGCGGGTCGTAGAAGCGCGACAGCAGCGAGGCGAGCGTGGACTTGCCCGCGCCAGAGGGGCCGACGACGGCGACCACTTCACCGGGCCTCATCTCCAGGTCCATGCCCTGGAGCACGGGCACATCGGAGCGCGTGGGGTAGGAGAAGCGCACCGCGCGGAACTCCACGTGGCCCTTCACCGAGGCCAGCGTCTGTCCACCGGAGGGGATGGCGGGCTCGCGGTCCATCAGCTCGAAGACGCGCTCGGCGGCGCCGCTGGCGCGCATGAAGTCCGCCCACACCTCCGCGACGGCGCTGAGGGAGAGCGCGACCAGCGACGTGTAGATGAGGAACGAGGTGAGCGCGCCCACGCTGAGCGCTCCGTCCACCACCAGCCGGCCGCCGTACCAGAGCATGGCCGCGGTGGAGCCGTACATGGCGATGGAGGCGATGCCCATGAACACCGCGGACTGACGCGCGCGCGTCTTCGCGAGCTCGAGCGCCCGGTCCACCGCGGCGCTGTAGCGCTCCACCTCGTGGCTCTCCGCGGCGAAGGAGCGCACGGTGCGGATGCCGGAGAGGTCCTCCTCGGCCACCTCGCTGGAGGCGGCGAGCGCGTCCTGCACCTGCCGCGACAGGACGCGAACGCGCCGGCCATACACCACCGCGCCAATGGCGACGGCGGGGATGATGGCGAGCATCACCAGCGTGAGGCGCGGGGACGTGAGGAAGAGGAGCACCACGCCCCCCAGCGCCTGGAGGGTGTAGCGCAGCGTCATGGAGATGTTGGTGGTGACGGTGTTCTGCAGGACGCTCGTGTCGGAGGCCAGTCGACTGGTGAGCTCTCCGGTGCGACGCTCGTCGAAGAACGCGACCTCTTGGGACAGCAGGCTCTGGAACAGGCGCTTGCGCAGCCTCGTCACGACGCGCTCGCCCGCGGTGCTGAAGAGATAGACGCGCAAGGCCATGGCCAGGCCCTGCACGACGAAGACGCCGAACATCACCAGGGCGATGGTGTCCAGGCGCTCGCGGCTGCGAGCGCCGAGCGCCTCGTCGACGAGGTCTCCGATGGCCCGGGGAAAGGCGAGGGTGGCCGCGCTGCTGATGAAGAGAAAGAGCGTGCCCACGACAAGCGTGGGAAGCTCGGGCCTCGCCAGCGTGAGCAGGCGGCGCAACGTCAAGCGCGAGGGGGGGCCGGACTTGGAGGAAGACGGGGAGGCGGACACTCGCGGAGACTAGCGCGGAGTCCTCGGGTTCGCACGGCATCGCGCTGTCGGGGCGGGTGGGAGCAGCTCATCCTTTCGGACACGGAGGTAGGTCATGGAGCAGCACGTCTTCGGTGGTACCGGAAAGCACGTTCCCGTCCTCGGGCAAGGGACGTGGCAGATGGAGGGCGATGACCACGCGGAGGCCATTCGTTCCCTCCGCGCGGGGTTGGACCTGGGGCTCACGCACGTGGACACCGCGGAGCTGTATGGCCGGGGCCGCGTGGAGGAGCTCATCGTGTCCGAGGCCATCGCGGGCCGCCGGAACGAGGTCTTCCTCGTGTCGAAGGTGATGCCCTCCAACGCGTCCTACGCGGGCACGCTGGCCGCGTGCGAGAAGAGCCTGAAGAAGCTGCGCACCGACTGGCTGGACTGCTACCTGCTGCATTGGCCGGGCTCGCATCCGCTGGAGGAGACGGTGCGTGCCTTCGAGAAGCTGGTGGCGGATGGGAAGATTCGCTCGTGGGGGGTGAGCAACTTCGCGGTGTCGGACCTGGAGGAGCTTCTGTTGCTCACGAAGCCCGAGCGCATCGCCTGCAACCAGGTGCTCTATCACCTGGAAGAGCGCGCCATCGAACACGCGGTGCTGCCCTGGTGCGAGGCGCGCGGCATCGCGGTGGTGGGCTACAGCCCCTTCGGCAACGGGAACTTTCCCCAGCCGGACAGCGAGGGAGGCCGGGTGCTGGCGGACATTGCCCGCGCGCATGGCGCCACGCCTCGACAGGTGGCGCTCCAGTTCCTCGTGCGGCGGCCCTCGCTGTTCGCCATCCCGAAGTCGAGCCGCGTGGCCCACCTGAAGGACAACGCCGCCGCGTCGATGCTGGAGTTGTCCGCGGATGACCTGGGGCGCATCGACGCCGCGTTCCCGCTGGGGCCCTACACGGACGACCTGCCGATGCTGTGAGGTGCACGGCCTTCGCGGTGGATGCGGTTCCGTCCACCGCGAAGGGGTGGGCTACAGCAGGCCCTTCTGGCGCATGACGGCTTCGACCTTCGCGACGTCCTCGGGGATGTCCACCGCCACCGTGCGCCAGGAGACGCGCGCGCAGCGGATGGCGATGCCGTTCTCCAGGGCGCGGAGCTGCTCCAGCTTCTCCGTCTCCTCGAGCGGTGTGGGCGCGAGCTCCGCGAGCCTGAGCAGCACGTCCCGGCGGTAGCCATACAGGCCGATGTGGCCCCAGCGGGGGACCCGGGCCGCGGGCTCTCGCGCGTGGGGGACGAGGCTGCGGCTGAAGTAGAGGGCGTCGCTGTTGAGCGCGAGCACCGCCTTCACCACGTGAGGGCTCTCCGCTTCGTCCGTCTCGAGCGGCCTGACGAGCGTGCCCATGCGCACGGTGGGGTCCTTGAAGAGTCCCGCGAGGGCCTT
This window contains:
- the kdsA gene encoding 3-deoxy-8-phosphooctulonate synthase — its product is MSASSSLPITLCGHKVGPGQKLFVIAGPDSIESEEMALKHAHLLKGITSRLGVPYAFKCSYDKANRTSGKSFRGPGLREGLRILARIRDEVGVPVLTDVHETSHVGPASEVVDIIQIPAFLCRQTDLVEAVARTGKGVNLKKGQFVAPKDIVHSARKAFEAGNPNVLVTERGSSFGYNNLVVDMRGFAQMREAGLAVCFDATHSVQLPSAGNGETAGERKFVSLLARSAAAAGIDALFTEVHEDPDRALCDGPCSLNPQMFEDVVRNVLNIRRVLGHEPS
- a CDS encoding ABC transporter ATP-binding protein encodes the protein MTLRRLLTLARPELPTLVVGTLFLFISSAATLAFPRAIGDLVDEALGARSRERLDTIALVMFGVFVVQGLAMALRVYLFSTAGERVVTRLRKRLFQSLLSQEVAFFDERRTGELTSRLASDTSVLQNTVTTNISMTLRYTLQALGGVVLLFLTSPRLTLVMLAIIPAVAIGAVVYGRRVRVLSRQVQDALAASSEVAEEDLSGIRTVRSFAAESHEVERYSAAVDRALELAKTRARQSAVFMGIASIAMYGSTAAMLWYGGRLVVDGALSVGALTSFLIYTSLVALSLSAVAEVWADFMRASGAAERVFELMDREPAIPSGGQTLASVKGHVEFRAVRFSYPTRSDVPVLQGMDLEMRPGEVVAVVGPSGAGKSTLASLLSRFYDPQGGAVLLDGQPLTSLEPEWLRRNIGMVAQEPQLFSCSIADNIRYARPDATQEEVEEAARAANAHDFIQRFPEGYATPVGERGVQLSGGQKQRVAIARAVLKDPRLLILDEATSALDAESEHLVKDALERLMKGRTTLIIAHRLSTVANVDRVLVLEGGRIVQSGTHASLMGQEGLYRRLVERQFVAA
- a CDS encoding aldo/keto reductase, encoding MEQHVFGGTGKHVPVLGQGTWQMEGDDHAEAIRSLRAGLDLGLTHVDTAELYGRGRVEELIVSEAIAGRRNEVFLVSKVMPSNASYAGTLAACEKSLKKLRTDWLDCYLLHWPGSHPLEETVRAFEKLVADGKIRSWGVSNFAVSDLEELLLLTKPERIACNQVLYHLEERAIEHAVLPWCEARGIAVVGYSPFGNGNFPQPDSEGGRVLADIARAHGATPRQVALQFLVRRPSLFAIPKSSRVAHLKDNAAASMLELSADDLGRIDAAFPLGPYTDDLPML
- a CDS encoding KdsC family phosphatase, which codes for MPTEALSKPGKEELTSRAARVRLLVFDVDGVLTDGGLYYGDGGELMKRFDVKDGHALVMARLSGLPAAILTARTSGIVEARGRELGLAAVFQGRKDKGAALDELLRQLDVPPGECAYMGDDHNDLAPLSKVGLSACPADAVPEVRQGVHFVTHSPGGRGAARELVELVLKSRGLWDGAVGLMRGTDGRSAQRG
- a CDS encoding CTP synthase, translated to MRSKKTKFIFVTGGVVSSLGKGLASASIGALLENRGLAVTLLKLDPYINVDPGTMSPFQHGEVFVTEDGGETDMDLGHYERFTNARMSRLNNFTSGRIYHAVIMKERRGEYLGKTVQVIPHVTDEIKASIRQAAQDADVVIVEVGGTVGDIESLPFLEAIRQMRYDVGSQNAVYVHLTLLPYIGAAGEVKTKPTQHSVMKLREIGIQPDFLVCRTDREVSRELKDKIAMFCNVDTGNVFTSPDVRSIYELPLELHRQGLDVRLAEVLNIWSRAPHLERWENILRKVYEPARGQVQVAIVGKYVNLTESYKSLNEALLHGGIANDVKVNLHFVDSQDVEAQGPEKLLAGVDAILVPGGFGVRGTEGKIAAVRYAREKKIPFFGICLGLQMAVVEFSRSVLGLTTANSLEFSEHTPHPVVTLMESQVSVQDKGGTMRLGSYACALKPGTRAHQLYGQDLIQERHRHRYEVNNAYRGRLQEAGLVISGHNPELNLVEMIELSDHPYFVGCQFHPEFKSKPFAPHPLFSGFIKAALDQRDATAGQVRA